TGATTTCTAGCACTACAATATACATCAACTTAATAGAGTTCCACAAGGAACTGTAATATGAGGTGAAAGGTCCTTCGCAGCAACATATGCTCCTGCACAAAGTAATTAGCTAGCACATACAGCCTAATGTTTCTGTGCTTAATGTTAATCATTCGAGATTAAGTTGTAGTTCGTCCGGCAGAGAATCAACTATGAAATACTGCTCTTTGGAAGTACGATCAGCTTAAGAGATACTGTTAAAGATGAAAAAAGGGCTTTGGCAGCAACATGTGCTGTGCACAAATTTGAGAGCACACATGACTGAAGGTTTGTTAAACTCAAACCTTGATATATAGTTCTCATTTGTCCAACATTTAATCAGCTTCTCTTTGGAAATGACCATTAGTTtggaaaattataaataagttaCCTTGCCAAGTCAAAAAGTTATTTAATGAAACTTTGAAAAGATCATCATCCTAATAGGAATGCAAAGAGTACCAACTTTTACTTTTACATGTATGTAGCCAAAGTTTTAGTGGATTAAGGAATTTGAGGTAGCATCTTTATGAAAGTGAACTTCATACAAGATGAAGCCCACCCATAAGTGTAAATGGAAAATTCTAAACATATTAAGGTCTCAAAGCTTAATGCATTCAGCAAGAAACAATAGTATCATTCACAAGCTTGTTCGATTCAGAATCACTGTCCATTATATTGTGATATCAGGGCTTTATTCTAATATACTAAGTGAGGACTTCACCAATATTGATAATGAACCATAAAGAATATTCCTTGATTAAGACGAGCAACAAAACGCTGCAGCATTGCTTAAATGTAGCCCTCCATGGCAGAGATGGACTTCTATAGCATAGGATTTGTAATCAACTTTAGAACTCCTTAATGCACTTAATGAACTTCCAACGTAGTTCTACTAAAAATCAAACTGACAATCTTTTACACAAATACCACTTTGCGAATTATTTCCAACTTTTATAACTTTTAACgataagaagaagatgaaggatAGATGAGACAAAGCATCATATTTACAAATCAGCTAATTACCAACTAGATAACAGTATATTACATCCCTTAATAGATGTAAACTTTCCTCTTTAATAGATTCAATGTCATCAACTATATAGAGTAACTGAATTGATAACAGAAAGTGAAAAGAGATGGACTAACAAATTGAGGAATATAACTTAATTTTCTGCAGGGGTCAGAAATCTCAAACCAACAGACCCAACTTAACATAGTTAGGACCAACTTTTTACAATGGTACATGGTATACGAACGAAAGACGAATCAGCAAGATAGTTACTGTCAGTCAAAGAACATACCAGAGCCCTGATTCGAGCTACTGGGTTGGCTGACAATCCTGCGCAAGATCACAGTTCGCGCCATGCTAATATCTTGGCTACATTTTTTAGCATGGTCACTCAAAAGCTCAATGGTTTCTGAAAAGCCATTCACATTCTTCTTGACCTCTTCCATTGCACTCGTGACTGAATCAGCTCCGTTGATTGCAAAATTTGCACTATGCAACAACCCCTCAAAAATTATCTGCAATTTATCCACCAAAACCTGAATATTTACCAAGTCTTGAATCACAAGAAAAGTACCAGCCTCCATTGAATTCAATATGCCCCTATCCCTCTTCAACTCATCCTCATACTTGTTCCACATGGAATTTATCCATTTCCCCACTGTCCCCAAGGGCACTGAGGCTGCAGCTGCTAATGCTGTCACCATTGGTGGTGCTGTGACAGCTGCAGCAACAATTGAGCAAATTATAGCAGAAACAAACACAGTAGCAAAAATGATATTGGACACTCTCTTCCAAGTCTTGACTCTATTCAATTTCTTATCAAGTTTACTCATTTTTGACTTGAGTTTAGTCAACAAGGCATTTTGGTGCGTATAAACTGCCTGAAATGATGAGAAAAACTTAGCAGTAAAAGGGTCACCAGCAGCCTTAAAACTCTTGAATTGTTGTAAAGTTTCTGTAAAGAGAAGTTGTGAATCCCCTTGATTTCCATTGATCTCATTCTCAAACTTTGTAAGTGCTACTTGAATTATTGACTGACTATTTCGAGCACGTTCAAGAGAGTCATCAAGAGAAGAACAGAAGTTCATAATGTGAATACTACTGTCAAGATAATCCTTAACAAGATCAAAGATATCTGGGTCTTTCCATATATCTTTTTTGCTTTCAAGAATGAAATTGACAACACCTTGGTTCATATCTAGGAAGCATAAAGTAACATCACGTAAAGACTCAAGAGAAAGGGAATTATAGTCGGAGTTAACAGCTATAGAATTGAGAGCTAAAGATGTTCTTGCTTTAAGAGCAGAATCAAACCGTCCAAGTTCTGGATCTTCTTCACAAGCTGATTCATATGAGCTTAGATCTGGTGAAACCCCATCACTTTCTGGTTTCGCCGCTCGGCTCTGCTTCTTGGGTTTAGTGCACTCATTACCCATTTCTTCTTGTTCAAATGGGAATTTTGACCATTAACGGTGGCTTTTAAGAGCAGAATCAAGCCCCTTCTACCTGCTAGGAAGGAGATGATGACAAAGACATAATCAAGTCAAGTTGAGggcttaaaaaaaaaaggattgttttatataattggAATTATCAAACTTCATAgaatcttcttttctttatttttgactgaaaaaatgaacaagatatatattaacaaatttTGATTGGGCATATTGATAcaaaaactatttatttttaacttgagtttatattgaaatttaattttaaaattttattgaaatttgaatttagtCAATCGATTTTAAACACCGagtaggaaaaaataaaatttaatgtgtCAATGTagaataattgtataatttgataTGTTATACATTGTGCATTGGGGTCAATCACATTAAAATATCTTTGGAATTTAGAAGTTTCAATCAAGAAATAATAAGGTGGGCTGGTCTAATTTAAGAAATCTTAATTCTTTCTTAGGAGCTAATAGGTCGTACCATCTGTATTGAGATTTATGCCATTAAGTTATTACAGGATTGTTAAATTCCAAAAGAAAATAGGATGGttgttcaaatttaaaatatacttaGGATATATTCAGAAAAACacttttgtaaataaaatttgtgcgctattttaaatgtacaattataatcataaaattatattaaatttttaaaaataaaaattaattatttaaaatttttatattagttgaataagaaattaacaaataatattaaattaaatatttaagatatgcattgtcttttgaaaatatattctttaataAACATACGTTCTTCATTAATactattatgaaaaataatttatttatatttttcacattagtgtatttcaattgaattaatcataaaaataaaagtacaaaattTCTATAGCATAATGAaatgcattttttattttaaaaaaaagattaatattataaaaaaatatgtcaaaaaaattaaaatatttgacaaaaaattttGTCAAGTCTAAAAAGTAAATGACTTGCAAGTGTATAACCTTAGTCAacaatgaattttactttaatttaaaaataaaatactaacaaagcTATgcagatgaaaaaaaataaacatggcataaaaataaatactatgaaaaataatacatgAAATCAAATGAATTAGaggttgaaaatgaaaaaaaatgaaatataaataatatcaaaataaaaattatctttagcaaattttagaataataaaaacaaaaaagaatttaaagtaaaatgaataaataaatgaaaattttaaattttaaaatagaaacaTAAAGGAAAGTTAAAAAGTAATTAGTTTGTAATTATGCCATTTAATCCAAACATTTGACCACACATTCCTAAAAATTGAAGAGTGTAACTACCCTTATATTGaccatataattaagttgtCAACCAAATATATCAGATAATGTAATTACGCCTAGTTATACCAAAACATAATTATAAGGTTCATTTTCCAAATAGTCCCTTAGTTCTTTCTTGGTAATATAGGTGTTTTGAGTACAATTATTGATGATGTAACAAAAAGAATTAAGCACTcattaattcatcatataaatatgtCGTACTTGGGTCTTTGTATGTCAATAGAGATTGTATATCATCCTACAAGTCACTATTTACATTTTGTGCCCATTTTTTCGGACTTTTAttacttcaattatatttttataagagTTGACACACACTTTAGAGTGTTCATAtgtaacaaaaataaactagaaAACAACACAGGCGCAAAGTATCCATCAAGGTCACATATTTATGTACCAATTCATTATAGAAAACAACACAGGCGCAAAGTATCCATCAAGGTCTCATATTTATGTGTCAATTCATTATAGAAAACAACACAGGCCCAAAGTATTCATCAAGGTCTCATATTATATaccaactcaattttcactcaagttgtatatatatttatttttttaaaaaatacacactccaaattaaaagtaaatatcCGAAATCGCTCCATCCCAAAGTAATTTCAGTGAgtactctttattttatttttttggtttaaatttaGTGGTCTGGGGACCTTTTTATTCAGCTAATGGTCAAAGACCAATGTCCAAcaaatcaaaatatacaaaaaggGTCCAAATATCACGATtggagagcaccccctagacgtaaccggcgtcatTGTTCTTTAGAGGATTTAGACTAGCCCTTAGCTTTCGCCATTACATGTCATTGGCCAAAATtacgaaaaatttaaaactttaaatagTGAGGTATACATAGAACTCTCACATACTACATAGGGAGTTTATATAGACTCATCGCATAGTGAAGCTTACATATGCTTCTCACTTAGGCAACATACACAATATATAAGAATTAATCTAATAACATcgtctcacattaaaccatttTAACGGAGTACAATATTGGACATAGCAATTATAAATTCGATTTGTCATTATACGCCTACATCAATAGTCTCAAAACGATAAAGGAATGAAATAGTGTCTTAGACATAACAACAACATAGCTAGAATAGTGAAATGGTAAcatccccgaacatgaggacctacaaaTAACTTTGAGGAAAGTCTAAGTCTTCTTGCAAAGTGGTCTTCTAAACTTCAACAGTCGGAACCTATATATTTGTagaaaacataagaaatatgggttagtacaccacttatactaagtatggaaacaatgcacataaaacattttaaagCATGCATGAAAGGGACCAATTCTTTAGAAAACATACTAAGTAATTTAGAAAGTCTTTCATGCACATACAAGGAAGCATATACAATATAAGGATCACAATAACATAATACATTTTCATGACCAAGgacaacatcaacataaatccATATCAACATTTCATATTAAATAGCTCACAAAATCCTAGCTTACCAACAATCCCATCTcaagcctactagtgcaatgattATAAGTAACCCCACACAATCATGTAAATAAGATAAAACATGATAAGTAACGCTTTACATCATACCACATATCATCATAGGTAGTCATCACCACATATAGCAATTTAGGccaatatcatatatattcaatataaccaACATCATGTAAGAGTATCATCATATAAAGTtaacatttcatatttcatgatatcatattacataagaacatcccCTAGGACTCCTTTTAGAGCTAACTtgtgtgcaatgtataggtaaagtttCATACTCCTACTTATATTAAATAGATCCCTTAAGTCATCCTAATCAttgttcatatttattatatttagtcattcattttactttcgggagCAATTGTCTTAACCGGCATAGAGCACATGAGCTAAATCTGAAATACAGTGTCATGAAACcgtacaccaaaagaaggtggtctacttgcaaaggtagaaCCAAAAGCATGATAATAGCATTttaggtagatccactagctagtattcctatgatGGCAACGTAGTTCAGGAACTAGGAGACATAttagaaaccctctttatgatataagtattataatctctatctcatgagaacatagtgaacctaccttcccacttGGGAAAGGACAAATCTCACAActtgttcactcggtgctaagataaaatctctttttgaaatatctctaagcctttcttaatcatcataacttagtgTAGATCATACGAGATTAACCCTTTGTATATTCATAGTCATTATCTCATTAGGTATTGCATGAGAATGTGCTTTCATAACAACTCTTCATTGGTGAGATTAACATGGAAcaatcatatcatagtaagacACATAAGTGATTCACaatcaaacttacttctcatgTCAACacatttgatatgctcaaacttacttctcaaataagaagtaaagcggtcgtgtcaagtaaataacccaactagtgaggttgggatcgttcccacgaggaaaatagtttagacttaaattcaacctattattactatcatttggtcaataacttccttggaaagtaaaaatataaaaaggggggttctatctctaaataagtgaaaataaacaacgaacttgaaagagacacttaacagcttttaatgttgggttttaatcaattaatcaaagtaactagggtttatgtgttccccacaggttcataacttgataactctaactataacaattctttcctagtatattgcatgcaaagtgataagttatgtatttctaaatccttggtccggcatctaaaaaatctcactccgcaccttggtccggctacgtgtgttgctatcctaacccttatccttacctcatattaagcatcgtattcgatatttgactaagttattacctcgtaccaatcaatactagcctattagatagtatacactataTCTATGTTAATAGTTCTTTTCCTAttgtctacctccttggtccggcaagtagcattaaggcgagttctaacgttggccattcgttaaaaagacttctaaatgaaagaattattaatacatgcaagacactattctagaattattcatttaattagggtttatctcattatttgcctatggttcccacaaccctagttatggagtttagttactcatagccataaacacaatattcaaatatattaaataagaattcatgtacttacttcaatgagaaagaataaagtccgaaagtttgctcgattaatcaccaaaaatcacttgtaagaatctcaaaatctaacactaatcaacaatcacaagtttcaataatccaacaatccaaaagtctaataatatggagcctaacaatacggagtctaacctcaaaaatgaggt
The DNA window shown above is from Solanum lycopersicum chromosome 11, SLM_r2.1 and carries:
- the LOC101256835 gene encoding UPF0496 protein 1, yielding MGNECTKPKKQSRAAKPESDGVSPDLSSYESACEEDPELGRFDSALKARTSLALNSIAVNSDYNSLSLESLRDVTLCFLDMNQGVVNFILESKKDIWKDPDIFDLVKDYLDSSIHIMNFCSSLDDSLERARNSQSIIQVALTKFENEINGNQGDSQLLFTETLQQFKSFKAAGDPFTAKFFSSFQAVYTHQNALLTKLKSKMSKLDKKLNRVKTWKRVSNIIFATVFVSAIICSIVAAAVTAPPMVTALAAAASVPLGTVGKWINSMWNKYEDELKRDRGILNSMEAGTFLVIQDLVNIQVLVDKLQIIFEGLLHSANFAINGADSVTSAMEEVKKNVNGFSETIELLSDHAKKCSQDISMARTVILRRIVSQPSSSNQGSGMFFD